The window CGCGCCCGCGGCATCGTTCCCGCCATCGCCCGACGCGGAACCCTGCACGGGACCGGCCTGGGCACCTTCCGGTGGGTGGTCGAGCGAACCGTCGCCTGGCTACATGGCTTCCGCCGGCTCCGCATCCGCTGGGAAAGACGAGCCGACATCCACGAAGCCTTCCTCAAGCTCGCCTGCTGCCTGATCACCCACCGACAACTCAGGCCATTTTGTGAGCCGCCGATAGCCGGTTAAGAACTTCGTTGGGGGTGAGGCTCCAGCCGACCAGGCGCGGCCCGCTCCAGTTGATGCCGATCACAAGTCCATCCCGGGCGGCATCGGGCAGTACGCGATCGCACCAGGTGTCCAAGGGCACGGACTCAACGCGGAGCCCATGCCCCCAGATCTTTGCTGCCCTCTGGGCGCGCGGCGAGGTCGACCAGAAGGGAAAACTCCGCGTGCCGTCCGCAGAGAGGTGAGTCGGGCTTCCATCGTCATCCCGGACAAGCCAGACCACGCTGCTTTGGCGGACGTCTCGGAAGAATGCCGCCGCTTGCGAACCGCTCTGACTCATGGCCACCGAGCCTACCGTTCTCCAACACTCATTTCGTTAGGAGTTCTAAGGGCTTGCCGGTAATCAACACGCTGATTTGATCTTGGAGTTGTCCGGGGCGAGGAATCTCGTGATGTCGGCTGGCGTGCGGAACCGGGCTGTGGAGGCGGGGATGTGGACGCTGTGGGCTTCCAGGAGCGGGCGAACGTCTTTGACGGCACGGCTGATGGTCATGGCGGTGGTGTTGAAGAGTTGCCCGAGGAGCTCCTGAAGACTGTGCTTTCGCAGGTAGAGGATGGTGACCAGGATCTGGTCGGCGGGCGTGAGGCTGGGTTTGCGGCCTGTGCCGCGGGCGACGCGGCGTGGTCCGCCGCGGGCTGCGTGGCGGGCTT of the Streptomyces sp. NBC_00287 genome contains:
- a CDS encoding DUF2750 domain-containing protein, giving the protein MSQSGSQAAAFFRDVRQSSVVWLVRDDDGSPTHLSADGTRSFPFWSTSPRAQRAAKIWGHGLRVESVPLDTWCDRVLPDAARDGLVIGINWSGPRLVGWSLTPNEVLNRLSAAHKMA